The segment AGGTGATGATATAGGCCAGCGATGAATATTTTATCAGATAGATGATTTCATTGCCGCATCCTGGAAGCGCTTTTCGGATTGCCTGCGGGATAACGATGTACACCATGGTTTTTACGGTTGAGAATCCCAATGCCTGGGCGGCCAGAAGCTGTCCTTTTTTGATGGACAGAAGTCCGCCGCGGATATATTCGGAATGATAAGCGCTGCTGCAAAGCATGAAACCGATGACAGCTGCCGCATAGGGGCTCAGATAAATTCCTAAATTGGGAAGACCGAAGTACAGTACAAAAAGTTGAACCACCAGTGGGGTGCCGCGGAACAGGATCGCATAGCTGTTGGTTAATTTCCGGACCAGGGGGTGTCCGATGGACCGGAGGGTGCCGATGATGATTCCGAAAAACAGGCCCCCGGTTGCCGATGGAATGATCAACATCAGACTCATCCCCAGGCCCCGGTTCAGCGCCGGTATCAATTGATTCGTATAAAAAGCCACATCCATCAGTTAAACGACCTCCCCATTCAGGTCGTTGAGCTTTGAGCAGAAGTCGGCGGTCCGGGTTCCTGAGTCCGGGGACAACAGTTCGTTCGGACGTCCGCGTTCAATGATTTCACCTTCTTGCATGAATACGATTTCATCGGCCAGGGATTTGATAAATCCGATCTGATGGGTTGCCATCAGCATGGTCATACCGCCCTGAGAAAGGTTGCGGATGACTGCCAGAACTTCTCCGATCAGTTCAGGGTCCAGTGCAGACGTGGGTTCATCGAGCAGCATGACTTTCGGGTCCATGGCCAGGGCTCTGGCAATCGAGACTCTTTGCTTTTGACCTCCGGACAGCTGGGCCGGATACAGATTGGCCTTGTCGCCCACCCCGACTTTTTCCAGTTCGATCATCGCCAGTTGCTTTGCGTCGGTTTTATTCATTTTTTTGACCTTTCGCAAGGCAATCGTCACATTGTCCAGAGCGTTCAGGTGATCAAACAGGTTAAAATCCTGGAAAATCATTCCCACCTGCTGCCGAAATTCGAACAGTTGCTGCTTGTTGTGGGTGCTGACCGTTTGGCCTTCCAGCACGATATGGCCCGAATCCGGGGGGATCAGATAATTGATGCACTGAAGAAGGGTGCTTTTGCCTCCGCCGGAAGGGCCGATCAGTACTTTGAGATCGCCCTTGTTCAGGTTCAGGGAAACAGATTTGAGGATTTTTTTTCCTCCCAGATTTTTTGAAACTTGTTCCACCTGCAGAATGGGTATCGGTTCCATTATCATTGGTAACAACTATTCCTGATGAGTATAGCCCGGTATCCGGACTTTTCGTTCAAGTTTTGAAAGGGCTTTAACCCCAAGCCATGTCAGGATAAAATACAGAACCCCGGCAGTTAAATACAGTTCCAGATGTTTATAGGTCCGTGATGCTACAAAATGGGTTCGGGCCATGATCTCGGAAGTGCCCAGAACAAACGCAAGTGCTGAATCTTTAAGAATGATGGAGTATTCATTGGACCAGCCCGGAATCGAGAGGCGTAACGCCTGGGGAAGAATAATGGAGCGGATAGACTTTGCATCGCTCATGCCTAAGGCACGGGCTGCCTTTAACTGTCCCTGGGGAAGTGATTGGATCGCTCCTCGAAATATCTGGGACTGATAGGCTCCGGTTGTCATGCCAAGCACCAGGGTTACAGACCAGAAGGCGCTCAGATTCAGCTCCAGAAGTGAAAACAGTCCAAAATAAAACAGAAAGAGGAGCACCAGAACCGGCACCCCTCTGAAAAACCAGACATAGACTCCGACCAGGGTGCGAATGAGTCTGTTTCCGTATACCTGGCCCACCGCCATCGTGATACCCAGAACAAGCCCAAGCCCCATTGCGCCTGCAACGGCGCTGATGGTGACCAGAGCTCCCTGCAGCAAATAGGGCAGGGCTTCCTTTATGGTAACTAAACTATCCAGCATATGAATTCGGAATCAATCCGTCTTTCAGAACGCGCATAACAGAAAAAAATGGAAGGCGGCGGATTGCCCAGCGCCTTCCATTTTGGGTATCATTTTAAAAACTATAACAGCCATAAAACGAACTATTTATCAAGGTATTTCTTAACCAGTTCCTGCCAGTAAGGATCAGCCATCAGTTTTTTCAGACCCTCATTCATGGTGTTGAGAAGCTGCGTGTCGTCTTTTCGGACCGCGATTCCGAATTTTTCATCGTTCATGCCAAATGTACCCAGTATTTTTGCCGGTTTTTTTGAAACCGCATCTTTGGCCGGCGCATCGTCCATGGCGGCTGCATCGATTCGGCCATTAATGACATCTTCTACAGCCATGGGTGCGGAATCGTAATACCGGAGCGTAAAATTCCATCCGTTTTTGGGCGAATTGTCTTTCAGCCATTCGGCTTCGGTGGTGCCCCGTTGAACACCGAGGGTTTTTCCAGCCTTGAGAATGTCATCAACGGTATTGGGCGAGTCTTTTTTGGCGACAAAAACTTGTTTGATAATCCAGTAGGGAGTGCTGAAGTTGACGATTTTTTCCCGTTCCGGAGTAATGCTCATGCCTGAGGCTACGAAATCGATTTTTTTGGCTACCAGGTTCGGGATGATGCCGTCCCAGTCCATGGGTTGATGTTTTACCGTAAAACCCATTTCCCCGGCGATCCAGTTGATGGCATCGATATCGAAACCACTTGGATTACCGGATTTGTCCACATAGGCAAAGGGCGGAAAATTTGCATCGATGCCATTGATATAAGTTGTTTCGGCAAAAGCGCCATTGCTGCACACCAGAGCGAACGTCAGAACAGCCGCCAGCAGCCATAATGATTTTCTGACCATGATGTCTGTCTCCTTTTAATTTGGTGGGTTAATGATTGTTTGAAAAAAATCATCGACGATATGATTAAGAAGTACCTACGCGAAATCCATAAGGATATCGTAGTGTGTGGTGCTAAAAAAAGACGAAAATAACAGTTTGAAACAGAGGCTGTCAAGAAGTATCCTTGCCGGAAGCAATGTAATCGCGTTTCTCGGTCCGGTAACCTGTCATATGAAAAATTTTTGAAAAATATGTATCCGTCAGGAATACCAAAAAAATCAGGTCCGGACATTTTTTTAAGTTCAAGGAAGGCAAATGATGGATGGTGTATGCTGTTAAACACCGTATCAGTTTTTCAGCCGATGTTCAACAGCCGTGAACCATGACTTGACAAACCGGATATTTTACTTAAAATATTTCATTTAACAGGCTGTTGGAAAAGAAGAATCGGGGCTTGATCATAACTGCGGACACAATGTCACGGGGTCCGTCCCGCCCGTTGACGGCTTTTCCAGCACGATCCGGGGGATGCCGGGCCCATCAAGCTAAAACGCAAAAACTCGGGATGCCTCAAACCGTTTGCGCTTCTTAACGCTTCATGGCTCCGACATCTTTTCCCCGGATCGTGCCATGTCGTACGCCGGCAATGGGCGGGACTCAGAGACTACGCACAGCAAAATATGGCCGCAGTTATGATCAAGCCCAAGAATCGGGTCGCCGCGTAACGACGCATGGCGGCCTGAGGCGAAGCTTTTCAACTTAAAACTGAAGGAAATATCATGATCGGCTGTGTTTGAGCCGGACGGATTTGTCACGATATGGCTGCATATTTATAAATCAAGGAGAAAAACGTGATTGTTGAAGAATTAACCCGACGGGTTGAGGAAAAACATGCGCTGGTCAACAGCATTAAAAGCGAAATCCGGAAGGTGCTGGTCGGGCAGTCAGCCTTGATTGACGGGCTTTTGATCGGCTTGTTTACCAAGGGGCATGTGCTGATTGAGGGGGTTCCGGGTCTGGCCAAAACCAGCGCGGTAATGGCGCTGGCCAATACGGTCCAGGCCGGTTTCAAGCGGATTCAGTTTACCCCGGATCTGCTTCCGGCCGATTTGATCGGAACGGAGGTTTTCCGTCCCAAAACCGCTGATTTTGTCATCAAAAAAGGACCGGTGTTCAACAATATCATTCTTGCTGACGAAATCAACCGGGCCCCGTCCAAAGTACAATCCGCACTGCTGGAAGCCATGCAGGAGCGGCAGGTGACCATCGGTGACCATACGTTTCCGCTTCCGGATCCGTTTCTCGTTCTGGCCACCCAGAATCCAATCGAGCAGGAAGGTACCTATCCGCTTCCCGAAGCACAGGTGGACCGGTTCATGCTCAAGATTCTGATCGATTACCCGGATAAAAGCGAAGAAAAAGAGATCATGAAGCGGGTCGGGTTTGATGCCCCGTCAGAAGTCCGGCAGATGATCACGCATGAACAGGTCAACGAAATTGCTTCCCTGATCAAAGAAATCTACATGGATGAAAAGCTCAAAGACTATATCGTGGATCTGGTGTTTGCCACCCGGAATCCTAAAGACTATAACATTGATATCGCCGAATATATCCAGTTCGGCGCTTCCCCCCGGGCGACGATTTTTCTGAGCCTGGCTGCCCGGGCCTATGCGTTTTTGCAGGGAAGGGCGTACGTGACGCCGCAGGATATAAAAACCGTGGCTCCGGATGTCCTGCGGCATCGGATTATTCTGACCTATGAGGCGGAGGCCGAAGATATTACCACGGAGCAGATTATCGGCCATGTGTTTGATTCTGTTGAAGTGCCCTGATCCCGGGAATTGAATATGCTTGATCCGGAATTTATAAAAAAAATTAAAAAAATGCACATTAAAACGGGCCGGATGGTCAATACCATGATGGCCGGTCAATACCGCTCGGTGTTCAGGGGCTCGGGTATCGAATTTGAGGAAGTGCGGGAATATTCCCCCGGCGATGATGTCAAGAGCATCGACTGGAAAGTCTCTGCACGGATGGGACGCCCGTATGTCAAACTCTACCGTGAGGAACGTGAACTGGTGGTGATGCTTCTGGTGGATATGAGTGCATCCGGAAGTTTTGGAACCACCGGTAGTATCAAACGGGAAGCTGCTGCGGAAATTGCCGGTGTCCTGGCCTTTAATGCCATAAAGAATAATGATAAGGTCGGCGCCGTTTTATTTACCGACCGGGTTGAAAAATATATCCCTCCGAAAAAAGGCTCGGCCCATGTCTGGCGGGTGATCAGGGAAATTTTTTCGTTTGAGCCTCAACACCGGCAGACCGACATCCAGAGCGCGGTCCGGTATCTGGGCAGAGTGTGCCGCAAAAAAACCGTATCATTTCTGATATCCGATTTTCTGTCCCCTGAATATATTCGCCAGTTGAAAATTGTGTCCAAAAAACATGAACTCATCGGAATCGTGCTTTCCGATCCCGGTGAATTCAGGCTTCCCGAAGCCGGAATTCTTTCTGTGGAGGATCTTGAAACCGGAGGGACGGCGATGCTGGATGCTTCCGATGCCAACACGCGCAAGTTGTTTGCGCAGCAGACCATCTGCGCGTACCGAACGAATCTGGACAGGCTCAAATCGGCAGATATTGATTACGTGGAGATCAGCACCTCGGACCATGTGGTGGACCCGTTGCTCCGATATTTCCGGGCAAGGGGAAAATGATAAAAAAGCAACCCAGACAACTCAAAGATCCCGATGAACTCAAAGAACCCCATAACCCTGATAATGATCCTGATGGTCATGCTTGGCAGCCTGGCTGCAGCCGCGGCGGAACCCGCTGTTGATCCGGCGATCGATCCGGCTGCCATATCTCAAAGCAACGCTTTAACAGATCAGGCACAATCATCTGATATATATGATATAAAACCGATAGAGAAAATTGGATTTAATTCGGACTATATTCGATATACGGTTTATGCCGCCCTTGCGATTGCGGGCCTTGCCCTGATCTCAGCCGTGTTGATTTTCTGGAATAAATGGCGCCGGAAGCCGGTTCAGGATGTTGTCGCACACCTTTGCCCGAAGGAGGAAGCGTTTCAGCTGCTGGATCAGGCCGCTGATCTGATGAATACGGACGGACGGCAGTTTTATTTTCAGCTGTCCATGATACTGAGGGGCTATATTGATAAAAGATTTGATATCGATGCGGTTGAAATGACGACAGAAGAACTCATTCCCTGCATCGTTCAGTTGCGTCTTGACACGGACCTGCAGCGCGGGGTGAAGGAATTTTTCAACGCGAGTGACCCCGTAAAGTTTGCCGGTTTTACACCGGATCGGCTCTTGATGGCAGCGCATCTTGAATTTGTAAAAAACTTTGTGAAAGCGACAGCCCCCGCGGACTTAGAGGACAGTGGCCAACCCTTAACCCTTAACCAATAACAGATAACCATGTTCCAATTTGCTTCACCCTATTTTTTCCTGTGCCTTCTGGCCATTCCGGTATCGCTGTATGTGCGCCGGAAGCGGCCGGGGCATCCACGGATGCGGATTTCAAGTCTTTTGCAGGCAAAGGAAATCCGGCCTTCTGGCGTGCTGAAGTTCCAATGGATCGTGCCATTTTTGAAATATGCCGCCCTGGTGCTGATGATTGTGGCGATTGCCAGGCCCCAGTGGGGGACCCGGCAGCTCAGCGTGAAAACCGAGGGGATTAATATCATACTGGCGGTCGACCTTTCCGAGAGCATGGCAGCGCTGGATTTTAAGCGAAAAGGGGAGATCGTCAACCGCCTGGAAGCGGTCAAAGGGGTTGTGGAGGACTTTGTCGGCAAGCGAAACGGTGACCGTATCGGCATGGTTGTATTCGGGTCCAATGCCTATACGCAACTGCCCCTGACCCGCGATTACACCACCATCGTATCGATTCTGGAACGGTTGAAGATCGGTGCGGCAGGCAAGGCCACCGCTATCGGGGATGCCCTTGGGATCTCCCTCAAGCGTCTGGAGGATATCCCGGGCAAATCCAATGTCATTATTCTCCTGACCGACGGACAGAGCAATACCGGGGAGCTGTCTCCGCAGACGGCCGCTGAAATTGCCGTTCAAAAATCGGTTAAAGTGTATACCATCGGCGTCGGCAGCCGGGGAAGGGCTCCTTTTCTGATCAATCATCCCGTCTTTGGCGAGCGCTACGTGTATCAGCAGGTCGATATTGATGAAGATACATTGAAAGATATCGCATCGAAAACCGATGGCCTGTATTTCCGGGCTGAAAATACCGAAGGGCTTGAGCAGATTTATGATACGATTGACCAGTTGGAAAAAACCGAGGTAACGGTCAAAACCTTTGCAGAATACCGGGAGCTTTACTTCTGGTTTCTGCTCACGGGCGTCTGCCTGCTCATGCTCCGGATGGTGCTGACCCATACGCGATTTTTGAGGATACCATGAAATTTGTAAGAATCGAGATGCTGTTTCTGATATGGGTGGTGCCGGTGCTGCTGCTGGTCTGTATCCTGGGCATGAGAAAACGCAGGGCTGTGTTATCGAAATTTTCATCATTAAAGGGGTTAAGCTGCATTGTTCCGGATGCCGCCGGAAAACGGCGATGGGTTAAAACGTTTCTGATGCTCTGCGTGGTGATGTTTGCGTCCGTTGCCCTGTCAGGTCCCCAATACGGCTATAAATGGCAGGAGATCGAACGCAAGGGGATCGATATCATTATCGCGCTGGACTGCTCCCGAAGCATGCTGGCCGATGACATCAAGCCCACCCGTCTGGACCGGGCCAAGCGCGAGGTGTTTGATCTTCTCAACATGCTCAGGGGAGACCGTGTGGGGCTGGTCGCGTTTGCCGGCACCGCATTTCTCCAGTGTCCCCTTACGCTCGATTACGAAGCGTTCAACCTGTTTTTAAATACCCTGACGCCGGATTTTCTGCCGATCGGGGGAACGGATCTGCCGGCGGCGCTTGATACGGCCAGCGCGGCCTTTAATACACAGGATCGCTCGGAAAAGGCGATCCTCCTGATTACCGATGGTGAAAGCACTGGGGAAAACCCTGAAGAGACCGCGCAGCGGTTGAAAAAAGCCGGCGTGAAGCTGTTTTGTGTCGGAGTGGGCAAACCCGAAGGCGTTCCGGTGCCGGACCCGAAAGGCGGGTTCAAAAAAGATGCATCGGGCAGCATCGTATTGACGCGGCTGGATGAAAAGACGCTGCAAACCCTATCTGTTCTGACCGGAGGAGCCTATGTCCGCTCGGTTGCCGGCGATATGGATCTGGATGTAATTTATTCCAGGGAAATTCGGGGAAAAATGGAAGCCTCCACGGTATCGGGCGGAAGAAAACAAGTCTGGGAAGACCGTTACCAGTGGCCCCTGGCCCTGGCGATCATCGCATTTATCATAGAGCTGTTTCTTCCCTCAGTCCGCGCCGGGGTGGCGATAGTTGTCATGGGTATGGTCTTGCTCAATGGGCCTGTCGCTGAAGCGCAGAGCCTGAACCGGAGTCTGCAAAACGGTGTTAAAGCCTATGAAACCGGTGAATACGAAACCGCGTTAAAACAATTTATAGATGCCCAGCTCAAAGCCCCGGACCGTCCCGAGCTCTATTATAATATCGGCAATACCTATTACCGGATCGATGACTTTGAATCGGCCGGGCAGAATTACAAACAGGCCCTGAGCAGTGAAAACCCTCAGATCCGGCAAAAGGCGTATTATAATCTCGGAAATGTGCAATATCGAACCGGGAACTACCCGGAGGCCGTATCCTCTTATGAACAGGCGCTGAAACTGGACCCGAACGATGAACAGGCCAGTGCCAATATGCAATTTGTCAAAAAAGTCATGCAGCAGCAGAAAGAGCAGAAGTCGCCACCCGGATCGAATGATGGCAGCAAACAGAAAAAAAAGGAGGGTGATGCTTCCGAAAATCCGGATCGGGGCGCCGGGGATAAACCGCAGGAAGGACAGCCATCCGGTGATAAGGAAAATTCATCAGATAAGAAAAATACATCCGGCTCCGGTCAGCAGCAGAATGAAAATGAGCAGGATGTCCCGGATTACGGCAGCCGCATGAATGATGACCGGAAACCCGAGCCTCAGAGCAAAGCCGGTCCCGCCGGCAGGCCGGATGATAAAACCGGTGACGACCGGCAGCAGTCTTCCGGCCAGGGCACCGCGGCACAAGCCCGTGATGCAAAGGAAGACCCGAACGAAAACGGGCAGGCTGAGCGCCTGCTCAACCGGCTCAAGGACATGCCGGGAAAAGCCATGGTGCCGATTTACCAGAAGCGCCAAGTGGAAAAGGACTGGTGATGGACAGTCGTGAGTCGTGAGTCGTGAGTCAAGGGATACGAGAAGGTGTTAGAAGTGGGAGCAGTTAATCAGAACAGCCGTATGGCGCGGCCCCCCGTGTCCGACCTTTTTGCTTTTTAGCATTTATCTTTTGCCTCAAACGAAGTGCTCCTCAAGCGATAGCGCTCCTCAATCCGTCCGCAGGGCGCTTCTTTTTCATTGTTTTGGAAACGATATGATAAAACATGTGGTAAAATTTATATTGATGCTATGGGTACTGATGGTGCCGGCGATGGCGTTGGGGCTGGATATTCAGGCCGATGTGAACCGGACGAAGATCACGGTGAATGAATCTGTTGAGCTGACCGTTACGTTGAGCGGGGGTGAAGGGATCGTGGATACGTCTCCTATCAAAGATTTTCGGGTTGTGTCTCAGGGCACCAGCACCCGCATTCAGATTCTCAATAATCATGTCCGTAAAGAACTTACTTATAACTTCAGACTGGTTCCGGCCAGGATCGGTC is part of the Desulfobacterales bacterium genome and harbors:
- a CDS encoding amino acid ABC transporter permease → MDVAFYTNQLIPALNRGLGMSLMLIIPSATGGLFFGIIIGTLRSIGHPLVRKLTNSYAILFRGTPLVVQLFVLYFGLPNLGIYLSPYAAAVIGFMLCSSAYHSEYIRGGLLSIKKGQLLAAQALGFSTVKTMVYIVIPQAIRKALPGCGNEIIYLIKYSSLAYIITCIELTGEGKIIATKYFRFTEVFLVIGLYYLILVTLTTFGLKKLEKKLYIPGFGHHH
- a CDS encoding amino acid ABC transporter ATP-binding protein, with the protein product MIMEPIPILQVEQVSKNLGGKKILKSVSLNLNKGDLKVLIGPSGGGKSTLLQCINYLIPPDSGHIVLEGQTVSTHNKQQLFEFRQQVGMIFQDFNLFDHLNALDNVTIALRKVKKMNKTDAKQLAMIELEKVGVGDKANLYPAQLSGGQKQRVSIARALAMDPKVMLLDEPTSALDPELIGEVLAVIRNLSQGGMTMLMATHQIGFIKSLADEIVFMQEGEIIERGRPNELLSPDSGTRTADFCSKLNDLNGEVV
- a CDS encoding amino acid ABC transporter permease, whose product is MLDSLVTIKEALPYLLQGALVTISAVAGAMGLGLVLGITMAVGQVYGNRLIRTLVGVYVWFFRGVPVLVLLFLFYFGLFSLLELNLSAFWSVTLVLGMTTGAYQSQIFRGAIQSLPQGQLKAARALGMSDAKSIRSIILPQALRLSIPGWSNEYSIILKDSALAFVLGTSEIMARTHFVASRTYKHLELYLTAGVLYFILTWLGVKALSKLERKVRIPGYTHQE
- a CDS encoding ABC transporter substrate-binding protein, which produces MVRKSLWLLAAVLTFALVCSNGAFAETTYINGIDANFPPFAYVDKSGNPSGFDIDAINWIAGEMGFTVKHQPMDWDGIIPNLVAKKIDFVASGMSITPEREKIVNFSTPYWIIKQVFVAKKDSPNTVDDILKAGKTLGVQRGTTEAEWLKDNSPKNGWNFTLRYYDSAPMAVEDVINGRIDAAAMDDAPAKDAVSKKPAKILGTFGMNDEKFGIAVRKDDTQLLNTMNEGLKKLMADPYWQELVKKYLDK
- a CDS encoding MoxR family ATPase, which codes for MIVEELTRRVEEKHALVNSIKSEIRKVLVGQSALIDGLLIGLFTKGHVLIEGVPGLAKTSAVMALANTVQAGFKRIQFTPDLLPADLIGTEVFRPKTADFVIKKGPVFNNIILADEINRAPSKVQSALLEAMQERQVTIGDHTFPLPDPFLVLATQNPIEQEGTYPLPEAQVDRFMLKILIDYPDKSEEKEIMKRVGFDAPSEVRQMITHEQVNEIASLIKEIYMDEKLKDYIVDLVFATRNPKDYNIDIAEYIQFGASPRATIFLSLAARAYAFLQGRAYVTPQDIKTVAPDVLRHRIILTYEAEAEDITTEQIIGHVFDSVEVP
- a CDS encoding DUF58 domain-containing protein, which encodes MLDPEFIKKIKKMHIKTGRMVNTMMAGQYRSVFRGSGIEFEEVREYSPGDDVKSIDWKVSARMGRPYVKLYREERELVVMLLVDMSASGSFGTTGSIKREAAAEIAGVLAFNAIKNNDKVGAVLFTDRVEKYIPPKKGSAHVWRVIREIFSFEPQHRQTDIQSAVRYLGRVCRKKTVSFLISDFLSPEYIRQLKIVSKKHELIGIVLSDPGEFRLPEAGILSVEDLETGGTAMLDASDANTRKLFAQQTICAYRTNLDRLKSADIDYVEISTSDHVVDPLLRYFRARGK
- a CDS encoding VWA domain-containing protein, whose product is MFQFASPYFFLCLLAIPVSLYVRRKRPGHPRMRISSLLQAKEIRPSGVLKFQWIVPFLKYAALVLMIVAIARPQWGTRQLSVKTEGINIILAVDLSESMAALDFKRKGEIVNRLEAVKGVVEDFVGKRNGDRIGMVVFGSNAYTQLPLTRDYTTIVSILERLKIGAAGKATAIGDALGISLKRLEDIPGKSNVIILLTDGQSNTGELSPQTAAEIAVQKSVKVYTIGVGSRGRAPFLINHPVFGERYVYQQVDIDEDTLKDIASKTDGLYFRAENTEGLEQIYDTIDQLEKTEVTVKTFAEYRELYFWFLLTGVCLLMLRMVLTHTRFLRIP
- a CDS encoding VWA domain-containing protein; its protein translation is MKFVRIEMLFLIWVVPVLLLVCILGMRKRRAVLSKFSSLKGLSCIVPDAAGKRRWVKTFLMLCVVMFASVALSGPQYGYKWQEIERKGIDIIIALDCSRSMLADDIKPTRLDRAKREVFDLLNMLRGDRVGLVAFAGTAFLQCPLTLDYEAFNLFLNTLTPDFLPIGGTDLPAALDTASAAFNTQDRSEKAILLITDGESTGENPEETAQRLKKAGVKLFCVGVGKPEGVPVPDPKGGFKKDASGSIVLTRLDEKTLQTLSVLTGGAYVRSVAGDMDLDVIYSREIRGKMEASTVSGGRKQVWEDRYQWPLALAIIAFIIELFLPSVRAGVAIVVMGMVLLNGPVAEAQSLNRSLQNGVKAYETGEYETALKQFIDAQLKAPDRPELYYNIGNTYYRIDDFESAGQNYKQALSSENPQIRQKAYYNLGNVQYRTGNYPEAVSSYEQALKLDPNDEQASANMQFVKKVMQQQKEQKSPPGSNDGSKQKKKEGDASENPDRGAGDKPQEGQPSGDKENSSDKKNTSGSGQQQNENEQDVPDYGSRMNDDRKPEPQSKAGPAGRPDDKTGDDRQQSSGQGTAAQARDAKEDPNENGQAERLLNRLKDMPGKAMVPIYQKRQVEKDW